The genomic interval AATCGCGTGCCGCTTTCTGTATCATGAGGTGTTCTTCTGTAAGTTGAAAATCCATGGAATCTTTTTTTACTTGTTTTGGTACATAACTGTAACCAAATCTATTTTTTAATACCCATGTAAAAAAATACGACCTCTAAAATTCATTGTTATCCATCATTCACAGCAAAACATTAAAGATTATTTGAAGATACAGCGTCCTTATTGCAATTGTTTTACCGTTTACCGCAAGTGAATATACGCCTCTATAGTAAGGGATGAATACCGTTCTGTTAAAATCGTGTAGCTTGTAGCAGGATAACTTTCTTTTATGAAGAATATCAAGATCATTGAGGTTAAGTCGGAAATTGGAGCTGGCACGCGTGGCGCCAGCCTTGGAGTGGAAGCTATTAAAATAGCTGCCCTGGACTTCATGAGCAATTTTTTTGTGCATTTCCCTACAGAGGCTATAGAAACAGAAAACAAGCTGCTTTTTGAACCCATAGAATCGCCCTATGCCAAACGAATCAAAGGAACACTGACACTGTACGAAAGGATCAGTAAAAGTGTCTGTGAAACGGTAAAAACAAACTGGTTCCCGGTAGTGCTTTCCGGCGACCACAGTACTGCGGGAGCTACTATTGCGGGCCTGAAAATGGCTCATCCCAAGGCTAAACTCGGGGCTATCTGGATCGATGCACATGCCGATCTGCATACGCCTTACACCACCCCTTCCGGTAATATGCATGGCATGCCAGTGGCCATTTCTATTGCGGAAGATAACCTGGAATGCAAGGTGCATGACCTGGACGACAATACCATCAAAACATGGGAAGCACTGAAGAATATCGGCGGCATTGCACCTAAGATATTGCCGGAGGACATTGTATTCATATCCCTGCGGGATTATGAAAAGGAAGAAGAACACCTGATCAAGACCTATGGGATGAAGGTGATCTCTACCAACGAGGTACGCCGTAAAGGGCCGGAACAGATAGCACGTTCCGTATTCCGTTACCTGAGCGACTGTGAATACATTTATGTTTCTTTCGACGTAGACAGCCTGGATGCTTCCATTTCCAAAGGTACCGGTACCCCGGTAACAAATGGCTTAAGGGAACGCGAAGTAGAAGACCTGATCTCGAAATTCATGCAGCACCGCAAGATCTGCTGTTTTGAGATCACAGAGGTGAACCCTACACTGGATAAAGAGAACCTGATGGCGGAAATAGCCTTTAATATACTGCAACGCAGTGTGAATGTACTGCTGCTGAATTAGCTTCAAAAACCCGGATATGTTAGTTCCGGTTTCGTATGATATAGCGTACAGGTTCGGTCGAGATAGCCTCATCCCCCTTAATCTTCCGTTCCGGAACGGAAGATTAAGGGGGATGAGGCTATCTCGACCGAACCTCCACCATACCTCCCCAGAGTAAGGACGCCTGATCAGGGATTATTCTTCATTTTGATCAGGTTGGCCACCAGGCCCGTCCACCCGGTCTGGTGCGAGGCGCCCAGGCCTTTCCCTGTTTCTCCATGGAAATATTCAAAAAAGAGGATATTGTCTTTGAAATATGGGTCAGTCTGCATCTTTTCGTTATTGCCAAACACCGCCCTTCTGCCATTTTCATCTTTAAGGAAGATCTTCAGCAGGCGGCAGGCCAGCAGTGTGCCTACTTCTTTCAGGGAATAGAATTTACCGCTACCGCTCGGGTACTCTAACCTGAAATCATCAGAATAGAAATAATGGAATTTCCGCAGGCTTTCTATCATCAGGAAATTCATCTGCATCCAGACAGGTCCTCTCCAGTTGGAGTTACCTCCATAGGTATAACTATCACTTTCTCCCGGCAGGTATTTTACGCTCAACTCCACGCCGTCCTGGCAAAATGTGAAAGGATTGTTCTCGTCATACTTTTTGGAAAGGGAACGCACCCCGTATGGGCTGAGGAATTCTGTTTCATCCAGCATCCGGGAAAGCAGTTTTTTCATACGATGGCCGCGCAACAGGCTGAGGAGGTGTTTATTCCCCTGACCTTCTTCATTCCAGCGGGAAACCAACTGGGCCAGATCGGGCCGGTGGCGCAGGAACCAGGACATCCTCCTTTCGAAAGCAGGGTTATTTTTCAATGTTTCTGTCGATATCACTTCCACTGCAAAGAGGGGGATCAGCCCTACCATGCTGCGCAGGCGCAGCCTTTCCACCCTGTTGTCGGGCATGCGGATCTGGTCGTAATAGAATTCGTCCTTATCGTCCCAGAGGCCATGTTTAACATCTCCCATGCTGGCCATGGCGCCGGCAATGTACAGGAAGTGCTCGAAGAACTTGGTGGCCATTCCGGTATACACTTTATTATAGCTGGCCAGCTCCAGGGCAATGTGCAGCATGTTCAGCGCATAGATGGCCATCCAGCTGGTGGCATCTGCCTGCTCCTGCCTGACCCCGCTGGGCAGGGGCATACTGCGGTCGAAGGCCCCCACGTTGTCCAGTCCCAGGAAACCACCTTCGAAGATGTTACTGCCATTACTGTCTTTCCGGTTTACCCACCAGGTGAAGTTGATCATCAACTTATGGAATACGGCTTCGAGGAACTCGTAATCTTTACGGCCCTTAATAGCCGCATCCTGTTTAAAGATCCTGAAGGTAGCACCGGCATGTACAGGAGGATTGACATCGCCGAAGGCCCATTCATAAGCCGGAAATTCACCGGAGGGATTCATATACCATTCTTCTGTCAGCATCAGTAACTGCTGCTTGGCAAAGTCGGGATCTACCATGGCCAGTGTAACGCAATGGAAAGCAAGGTCCCAGGCGGCATACCATGGGAATTCCCATTTATCGGGTACGGAAATGATGTCTTCGTTGTTCAGCTGTTTCCAGTTCTTGTTACGTCCGTTCAGCCTTTCAGCAGGTGGCGGCGGACCTGCGGGGTCTCCATCCAGCCACTGCTGTACTTTATAGGAGTAGAATTGTTTATTCCATAACATACCACTCAGGGCCTGGCGCTGTACCAGCTTTTCGTCTTCATCTTTGATGGTGGACTGGATATCGGCATAGAACTCGTCTGCTTCCATCAGGCGCGCCTGGAAAAGGGTATCGAAGTCTGCGAAGGGGCTGCCGGCCTTTTTGTCTGACAAACGTAAGCGAACAGTAGCAGATCCTTTAGCGGGTATGGATAATTTATAGTGTACGGCAGCCTTGGTGCCTTTCCTTTCCGGATTGACGGTATTGGCGCCATAGGCAATATGGTCGTGAATACCATCTTTCGGATAAGGCGTGTTACCATCCGTATTGAAGAGACGGCGGTAATTCGTTTCGTTTTCACAGAACAGCAATTGTCCATTGCCCTCCTGGTAAAGATATTGTACGGCTATTTTCT from Chitinophaga filiformis carries:
- a CDS encoding MGH1-like glycoside hydrolase domain-containing protein, which translates into the protein MNKEQQRLQQNGWKKWGSYVSDRQWGTVREDYSPDGSAWDYTTHDMARSRAWRWGEDGIAGISDDKQLLCFSLGLWNGKDPIMKERFFGLTNAQGNHGEDVKELYYYLDATPTHSYMKMLYKYPQQAFPYQWLIEENARRGKHEEEFEIIDTGLFNDDKYFDVFVEYAKAGTDDILVKITVHNRGNEAADLHLAPTVWFRNTWAWGRHDYKPALWAEDDQAVRLCHEKIAVQYLYQEGNGQLLFCENETNYRRLFNTDGNTPYPKDGIHDHIAYGANTVNPERKGTKAAVHYKLSIPAKGSATVRLRLSDKKAGSPFADFDTLFQARLMEADEFYADIQSTIKDEDEKLVQRQALSGMLWNKQFYSYKVQQWLDGDPAGPPPPAERLNGRNKNWKQLNNEDIISVPDKWEFPWYAAWDLAFHCVTLAMVDPDFAKQQLLMLTEEWYMNPSGEFPAYEWAFGDVNPPVHAGATFRIFKQDAAIKGRKDYEFLEAVFHKLMINFTWWVNRKDSNGSNIFEGGFLGLDNVGAFDRSMPLPSGVRQEQADATSWMAIYALNMLHIALELASYNKVYTGMATKFFEHFLYIAGAMASMGDVKHGLWDDKDEFYYDQIRMPDNRVERLRLRSMVGLIPLFAVEVISTETLKNNPAFERRMSWFLRHRPDLAQLVSRWNEEGQGNKHLLSLLRGHRMKKLLSRMLDETEFLSPYGVRSLSKKYDENNPFTFCQDGVELSVKYLPGESDSYTYGGNSNWRGPVWMQMNFLMIESLRKFHYFYSDDFRLEYPSGSGKFYSLKEVGTLLACRLLKIFLKDENGRRAVFGNNEKMQTDPYFKDNILFFEYFHGETGKGLGASHQTGWTGLVANLIKMKNNP
- a CDS encoding arginase; translation: MKNIKIIEVKSEIGAGTRGASLGVEAIKIAALDFMSNFFVHFPTEAIETENKLLFEPIESPYAKRIKGTLTLYERISKSVCETVKTNWFPVVLSGDHSTAGATIAGLKMAHPKAKLGAIWIDAHADLHTPYTTPSGNMHGMPVAISIAEDNLECKVHDLDDNTIKTWEALKNIGGIAPKILPEDIVFISLRDYEKEEEHLIKTYGMKVISTNEVRRKGPEQIARSVFRYLSDCEYIYVSFDVDSLDASISKGTGTPVTNGLREREVEDLISKFMQHRKICCFEITEVNPTLDKENLMAEIAFNILQRSVNVLLLN